In Cytobacillus oceanisediminis, the following proteins share a genomic window:
- a CDS encoding IclR family transcriptional regulator — protein MAKEEKERYNANALVRGLEILKLFNEERPTLSLVEIAKELNVSRTVPYRLLYTLQSLGYLDQDENSKRYSLTPQVLELGFSYLSTLKLPEIAQPYLETLRDETGASCHLSILDGNEVVYVGSAPVRGVSAINVNIGLRLPAHATANGKLLLAYQPQEKLKQLFYGSELKPYTDRTKTSLADFQNEIEIIRGNGYSITKGELHHGIQSVAAPIFDKTGSIMAAINVVATETTFHDEFIEQVALPKVLEISKKLSGYMGYHL, from the coding sequence ATGGCAAAAGAGGAGAAAGAGCGGTATAATGCCAATGCTCTGGTACGGGGGCTGGAAATCTTAAAGCTCTTTAATGAAGAGCGTCCAACTCTGTCACTGGTTGAAATTGCAAAAGAATTGAATGTTAGCCGAACAGTCCCGTATCGATTATTGTATACTCTCCAATCGCTTGGTTATCTTGACCAGGACGAAAACTCAAAAAGATATAGTTTAACGCCCCAGGTATTAGAATTGGGCTTTTCCTACTTAAGTACGTTAAAGCTTCCGGAAATTGCCCAGCCTTATTTGGAAACATTAAGAGATGAAACAGGTGCTTCCTGCCATTTATCTATTCTGGATGGGAATGAAGTGGTGTATGTTGGCAGTGCTCCTGTCAGAGGTGTATCTGCTATTAATGTCAATATCGGACTGAGGCTTCCAGCTCATGCAACAGCAAATGGAAAATTGCTGCTTGCCTATCAGCCGCAGGAAAAGCTGAAACAGCTTTTTTATGGATCTGAATTGAAGCCGTATACGGATCGGACAAAAACATCCTTGGCTGATTTTCAAAATGAAATTGAAATAATCAGGGGAAATGGATACTCCATTACAAAAGGAGAACTTCACCATGGTATTCAATCAGTAGCCGCACCCATATTTGATAAAACTGGCAGCATTATGGCTGCTATTAATGTTGTAGCAACAGAGACAACATTCCATGATGAGTTTATTGAACAAGTAGCGCTGCCTAAAGTGCTTGAGATTTCAAAAAAGTTATCAGGCTATATGGGATATCATCTATAA
- a CDS encoding MFS transporter: protein MLKGNKRWLYIAVPIFFFWFFGQIDKLGISVIQTDPGFLSDLGLTGADKNAKIGLITFIFTISYAVSNIFWGFVIDKAGPRKTAVFGLLIWTATMIAGGLATSYEMFLISRVILGFGEGMMIPVCGKFISNWFNQRELGRAQSTWLAGNYFGPACGAVILTLVLATFHWETAFFFLAAFNLFIVIPMFWFLTRDTPEEHYAIDKEELAYIRKSDGTEKPKKSFAQDYRYWIVWFGMLMSSFLFFGISIWLPTYLVEAKSFSREAMTGITSLSWLFALGFVLSCGFLADKTRRPSLLATILFSLTAVFLTAAIFAPHPVLAGICMGLAMGTQGGVFHLSNLFIVKFSTPETAGRAAGLMGFTNILGGFSSYIMGWMRDLAGGDFGPSIVMLIIAASLGFIAYIFTIKKEAAELRIEQIPPNRKVIV from the coding sequence ATGCTGAAAGGGAACAAAAGATGGCTCTATATTGCTGTGCCTATATTCTTTTTCTGGTTTTTTGGACAAATTGATAAACTGGGAATCTCGGTTATTCAAACGGATCCTGGCTTCCTTAGTGATCTGGGGCTAACAGGGGCAGACAAAAATGCCAAAATTGGCTTAATAACATTTATCTTTACAATCTCTTACGCCGTTTCAAACATTTTCTGGGGCTTTGTTATTGATAAAGCAGGTCCGCGGAAAACGGCTGTATTCGGGCTGTTAATTTGGACTGCGACCATGATTGCAGGCGGTTTGGCAACTTCCTATGAGATGTTTTTAATCAGCAGGGTAATTCTTGGATTCGGTGAAGGGATGATGATTCCGGTTTGCGGAAAATTCATTTCAAATTGGTTTAACCAGCGGGAACTTGGCCGGGCACAGTCTACCTGGCTCGCGGGCAATTATTTCGGACCTGCCTGTGGTGCCGTTATATTGACTTTAGTGCTTGCGACCTTCCATTGGGAAACTGCGTTTTTCTTCTTGGCTGCTTTTAATCTATTTATTGTTATTCCAATGTTCTGGTTCCTTACTCGGGATACTCCTGAAGAACATTATGCAATTGATAAGGAAGAGCTTGCGTATATCCGAAAGTCTGATGGCACTGAAAAACCAAAGAAAAGCTTTGCACAGGACTACCGCTATTGGATCGTTTGGTTTGGCATGTTAATGTCATCGTTTTTGTTTTTCGGAATCAGCATTTGGCTGCCTACTTATCTCGTTGAGGCGAAAAGTTTCTCAAGAGAAGCAATGACGGGGATTACCTCATTATCCTGGCTGTTTGCTCTAGGCTTTGTATTATCCTGCGGATTTTTGGCAGACAAAACAAGACGTCCAAGCTTGCTGGCTACGATTCTGTTCAGTTTAACGGCAGTCTTCTTAACAGCAGCTATTTTTGCACCACATCCGGTTCTGGCTGGTATTTGTATGGGACTCGCAATGGGAACTCAAGGCGGGGTCTTCCATTTAAGCAATTTATTTATCGTAAAATTTTCGACCCCGGAAACAGCAGGGCGTGCTGCTGGTCTTATGGGATTCACAAATATTTTAGGCGGTTTTTCAAGCTATATCATGGGATGGATGAGAGACCTTGCAGGCGGGGATTTTGGCCCATCTATTGTTATGCTTATTATTGCAGCGAGCCTGGGCTTCATAGCTTATATATTCACAATCAAAAAAGAGGCAGCGGAGCTTCGGATAGAACAGATTCCTCCAAATAGAAAAGTAATTGTATAA